From a region of the Chitinivibrionales bacterium genome:
- a CDS encoding branched-chain amino acid ABC transporter permease, with product MANLKRYLPLLIIAALVAGIQLLVTLTGHKFYLTQLTMSAYYTIVVIGLCMLMGYAGQISLGHAGFFAIGGYVSAALTTADFYPLTKGAIGRLMVHIGWISVGKDVYGADIGHLTPWLAFFAAIIATVIIAYLIGIPVLRLKGHYLAMATLGFGSIIYKIVLGTKVFGCADGIANVPAFGLTHGLNVSGNMGARISNYYIAWFLVLLAALLMHNLVHSRAGRALRSIHGNEEAAAAMGVDVARYKLTLFVISAVFASVAGIFLTHYNGGIGPSEASIMKSVRYVAIVAVGGMSNLWGAILASVTLNFLSLRGYFGSFDEAVFGGILVLVMLFAPNGILVKTGVFKNIGSVIRKIHRGDTESTEKSKTGFPLSRK from the coding sequence ATGGCAAACCTCAAGCGATACCTTCCGCTCCTTATCATCGCTGCGCTCGTGGCCGGCATACAGCTGTTGGTAACGCTCACCGGACACAAATTCTATCTCACCCAGCTCACCATGTCGGCGTATTATACGATCGTCGTGATCGGTTTGTGCATGCTCATGGGATATGCCGGCCAGATTTCGCTCGGGCATGCGGGATTCTTCGCCATCGGCGGGTACGTTTCCGCGGCGCTTACCACCGCCGACTTTTATCCCTTGACAAAAGGCGCGATCGGCCGCCTGATGGTGCACATCGGGTGGATCAGCGTGGGAAAAGACGTGTACGGCGCGGACATCGGCCATCTCACTCCATGGCTGGCATTTTTCGCAGCCATCATCGCCACCGTCATTATAGCTTACCTTATCGGAATTCCGGTTTTGCGGCTCAAGGGACATTATCTTGCCATGGCGACGCTGGGATTCGGCTCCATCATCTACAAAATCGTTCTCGGCACCAAGGTGTTCGGATGCGCTGACGGCATAGCGAACGTTCCGGCGTTCGGACTCACACATGGGCTCAACGTGAGCGGCAACATGGGTGCCCGCATCTCCAATTATTACATCGCGTGGTTCCTCGTGCTTCTCGCCGCACTGCTCATGCACAACCTGGTTCATTCGCGGGCGGGCCGCGCCCTTCGTTCGATCCACGGCAACGAGGAAGCTGCGGCAGCCATGGGTGTCGACGTTGCCCGTTACAAGCTCACCCTGTTCGTCATAAGCGCCGTGTTCGCATCGGTCGCCGGGATTTTCCTCACCCATTACAACGGCGGCATCGGCCCTTCCGAGGCGTCGATCATGAAATCGGTGCGATACGTGGCGATCGTGGCCGTGGGCGGCATGTCGAACCTGTGGGGCGCCATCCTCGCGAGCGTGACGCTCAACTTTCTTTCGCTGCGGGGATACTTCGGTTCATTCGACGAGGCGGTGTTCGGCGGAATACTTGTCCTGGTGATGCTGTTTGCGCCGAACGGAATTTTGGTGAAGACCGGAGTGTTTAAAAATATCGGTTCTGTTATAAGAAAAATCCACCGCGGAGACACGGAGAGCACGGAGAAAAGTAAAACTGGATTCCCGCTTTCGCGGAAATGA
- a CDS encoding branched-chain amino acid ABC transporter permease: MSFSLILQYFLSGITSGSIYAIVAIGFNIIYNTTGIINFAQGEFVMLGAMTAISLSPFMPLPLAIACAVGITAAIGALVELLFIRWLKSPSVLRMIIITIGLSILLREAALHVWDEKVRALKFFTGNECSSIAIFGAYISPQVLWVLGTCAAMVILLSLFFRYTLTGRSMRACSANRTAAVLCGISVKNMVTFSFMLSAAIGALAGCVISPLTQTQYECGTPLAIKGFTVAILGGLGNSTAAVASGLLLGIIEAFSISVLPVAYKDVIAITILLAILFFKPAGLFGSKEAGALKEF; the protein is encoded by the coding sequence ATGTCCTTCTCACTAATTCTTCAATATTTTCTTTCCGGCATTACCAGCGGCAGCATCTACGCCATCGTGGCCATCGGGTTCAACATCATTTACAATACGACCGGCATCATCAATTTTGCTCAGGGCGAATTCGTCATGCTCGGCGCAATGACCGCCATCTCGCTCTCCCCTTTCATGCCGTTGCCGCTCGCGATCGCCTGCGCAGTCGGGATCACCGCCGCAATAGGCGCGCTGGTCGAGCTGCTTTTCATCCGCTGGCTCAAAAGCCCTTCCGTGCTGCGCATGATCATCATCACCATCGGCCTCTCGATACTGCTCAGGGAAGCGGCGCTCCATGTCTGGGACGAAAAAGTTCGGGCGTTGAAATTCTTCACCGGCAATGAGTGTTCTTCGATTGCAATTTTCGGCGCCTACATCTCACCGCAGGTGCTGTGGGTGCTCGGCACGTGCGCGGCCATGGTGATTCTGCTTTCTTTATTTTTCAGATACACCCTTACCGGCAGATCCATGCGTGCCTGCTCGGCCAACCGCACCGCAGCGGTACTGTGCGGCATCAGCGTGAAGAACATGGTGACCTTTTCCTTTATGTTAAGCGCGGCGATCGGTGCACTTGCCGGGTGCGTGATTTCGCCGCTCACCCAGACCCAGTACGAGTGCGGCACGCCCCTCGCCATCAAGGGCTTTACCGTCGCCATTCTGGGCGGGCTGGGCAACAGCACCGCCGCCGTCGCCTCAGGCCTGCTGCTGGGAATCATCGAAGCCTTCAGCATCAGCGTGCTGCCGGTCGCGTACAAAGATGTCATAGCCATAACGATACTGCTGGCGATTCTCTTTTTTAAACCGGCCGGTCTTTTCGGCAGCAAAGAAGCCGGGGCGCTCAAGGAATTCTAG
- a CDS encoding ABC transporter substrate-binding protein: MTRRSWIAAVAALVVVMCSFSFALEKPADKSAKDTKASPAAAPAAAPAKAAEPIKIGAIFAITGPAANLGAPEEKTAQLVVDDINAKGGVKGQKLVLVIKDSQGKPENAVSFAKQLIEEEKVFAIIGPSTSGETMQIKSICDSNKTILISCAAAEAIVKPQAKYVFKTPQKDSDAARKIFMALNKLKIDKIAVTSSNTGFGKLGKEQLEKIAPDYKITIVANEVYDKDATDLTSVLTKVKAANPGAVVNWSIEPAQALLAKNMKQLGFKVPLFQSHGFGNIKYVQTAGEAAEGIIFPAGRLLVAAVLLKDHPQKALLEKYKADYEAKYKEDVSTFGGHAYDALTILAKAIEVAGGPDREKVVAAIEGLKGFVGTAGIFNFSATDHNGLDINAFEMLTVKGGKFALYSN; encoded by the coding sequence ATGACCAGACGTTCGTGGATTGCGGCTGTTGCCGCACTCGTTGTCGTGATGTGCAGCTTTTCATTTGCCTTGGAAAAGCCTGCGGATAAGTCCGCAAAGGACACGAAAGCTTCCCCCGCCGCGGCTCCTGCGGCCGCTCCCGCAAAGGCCGCCGAACCCATTAAAATCGGCGCCATATTTGCAATAACCGGGCCCGCTGCCAATCTCGGCGCACCGGAAGAAAAGACCGCCCAGTTGGTCGTCGACGACATCAACGCGAAAGGCGGCGTTAAAGGGCAGAAATTGGTCCTCGTCATAAAGGACTCTCAGGGCAAGCCAGAAAACGCAGTCTCCTTTGCCAAGCAGCTGATCGAGGAGGAAAAAGTGTTCGCCATCATCGGTCCGTCCACCTCGGGCGAGACCATGCAGATCAAGTCCATCTGCGACAGCAACAAGACCATCCTCATTTCCTGCGCCGCGGCGGAAGCCATTGTCAAACCGCAGGCCAAATACGTGTTCAAGACGCCGCAGAAAGACAGCGATGCGGCGCGCAAGATCTTCATGGCGCTCAACAAGCTCAAGATCGACAAGATCGCCGTGACCTCGAGCAACACCGGCTTCGGCAAGCTCGGCAAGGAACAGTTGGAGAAAATCGCCCCCGATTACAAAATCACCATCGTCGCCAACGAAGTCTATGACAAAGACGCCACCGACCTTACCAGCGTGCTCACCAAGGTCAAGGCGGCAAACCCCGGCGCGGTTGTCAACTGGTCCATCGAACCCGCGCAGGCGCTCCTCGCCAAGAATATGAAACAGCTCGGCTTCAAGGTCCCGCTGTTCCAAAGCCATGGGTTCGGCAACATCAAGTACGTGCAGACCGCGGGCGAAGCGGCCGAAGGCATCATTTTCCCTGCCGGACGCCTTCTTGTCGCCGCCGTTCTTCTCAAGGATCATCCGCAAAAAGCGCTGCTCGAGAAATACAAGGCCGATTACGAAGCCAAATACAAGGAAGACGTGAGCACGTTCGGCGGGCACGCCTACGACGCCCTCACGATTCTTGCCAAGGCCATCGAAGTCGCGGGCGGCCCCGACAGGGAGAAAGTCGTCGCGGCAATCGAGGGCCTCAAGGGATTCGTGGGAACAGCGGGCATTTTCAATTTCTCGGCGACTGACCACAACGGTCTTGACATCAACGCGTTTGAGATGCTGACCGTCAAGGGCGGGAAGTTTGCTCTGTACTCGAATTAA
- a CDS encoding ACT domain-containing protein, translated as MNIQQISVFLENKPGRLAHVAQVLKENKINIRALTIADTSDFGILRMIVSKPEAANEMLKNAGFTVKINTVIAVEIDDREGIFYDIMNLCDKNGLNIEYTYSFVEQYSNKAILFLRFENGDKAIEVFKKNGYKLMTDEEVRKI; from the coding sequence ATGAATATCCAGCAGATCTCAGTTTTTCTCGAAAACAAACCGGGCAGGCTTGCGCATGTGGCACAAGTGCTCAAGGAAAACAAGATCAACATAAGAGCGCTTACCATTGCCGACACCTCGGATTTCGGCATCCTGCGCATGATCGTGTCCAAACCCGAGGCGGCTAACGAAATGCTCAAGAACGCCGGGTTCACGGTGAAAATCAACACCGTGATCGCAGTGGAGATAGACGACCGTGAAGGCATTTTCTACGACATCATGAACCTGTGCGACAAGAACGGCCTTAACATCGAATACACCTATTCGTTTGTCGAACAGTATTCCAACAAGGCGATCCTGTTCCTGCGTTTTGAAAACGGCGACAAGGCAATCGAGGTGTTCAAGAAAAACGGGTACAAGCTGATGACCGATGAGGAAGTCCGTAAGATTTGA
- a CDS encoding phenylacetate--CoA ligase produces the protein MSRKKLALLQTRRLQNLVRMVYNNNDYFRKKMDAAGVKPSDIKHISDIVKLPFMTKTEMRDVYPYGLLSCDVNSIVEIHTSSGTTGKPVVDAYTKKDIEIWSEVMARTLAMGDTTAKDRVQDAYGYGLFTGGLGVHYGARKIGAMIIPISGGNTKRQLQIMKDFGTTVLACTPSYALYLAEAGAEEGIDFSKLPLKSGCFGAEPWSENMRKEIQEKLHLKAIDIYGLTEIIGPGVASECERQNLLHVFEDHFYPEIINPETGELLPDGEKGELVFTTLTKEGSPVVRYRTRDITYLDRSKCGCGRTSVRMHRILGRTDDMLIIRGVNVFPTQIEEVLLKMEGVAPHYQLVVERRDNLDYLEVQVELGEAGFSDEIKNLEAREKQIEKELHEALLINTKVKLVEPKTIARSEGKAKRIIDKRVI, from the coding sequence ATGAGCAGAAAAAAGCTCGCGTTGCTCCAGACGCGTCGCTTGCAGAACCTGGTAAGGATGGTGTACAACAACAACGATTATTTCAGAAAAAAAATGGACGCCGCAGGGGTCAAGCCTTCGGACATCAAACATATATCCGACATCGTGAAACTGCCGTTCATGACAAAAACCGAGATGCGGGACGTATATCCGTACGGGCTCCTTTCCTGCGATGTAAACTCCATTGTAGAAATTCATACGTCATCGGGAACCACCGGCAAACCGGTGGTGGACGCTTATACAAAAAAAGATATTGAGATTTGGTCGGAAGTAATGGCCAGAACTCTTGCCATGGGTGACACAACGGCAAAAGACCGAGTTCAGGATGCCTACGGATACGGCCTTTTCACCGGCGGTCTTGGCGTTCACTACGGAGCAAGGAAGATCGGCGCAATGATCATACCGATTTCGGGCGGCAATACCAAACGCCAACTCCAGATCATGAAGGATTTCGGCACAACCGTCCTTGCCTGCACCCCGTCCTACGCCCTGTACCTTGCCGAGGCTGGAGCCGAGGAAGGCATCGATTTCTCAAAGCTGCCGCTTAAATCCGGATGCTTTGGCGCTGAGCCGTGGAGCGAGAACATGCGAAAGGAAATTCAGGAAAAACTCCACCTGAAAGCAATCGACATTTATGGGCTTACCGAGATCATCGGCCCTGGCGTGGCATCGGAATGCGAGCGCCAGAACCTTCTCCACGTTTTCGAGGACCATTTTTACCCCGAAATCATCAATCCGGAAACGGGCGAGCTCCTGCCCGACGGCGAAAAGGGCGAATTGGTTTTTACCACGCTCACGAAAGAAGGCTCGCCGGTGGTAAGGTACCGCACACGGGACATCACCTATCTTGACCGAAGCAAATGCGGCTGCGGCCGCACGTCGGTGCGCATGCACCGCATCCTCGGCCGCACCGACGACATGCTCATCATCCGCGGGGTCAATGTGTTTCCTACGCAGATCGAAGAGGTGCTTCTGAAGATGGAAGGCGTCGCCCCCCATTACCAGCTTGTCGTGGAGCGGCGCGATAACCTCGATTACCTCGAAGTGCAAGTTGAATTGGGCGAAGCCGGTTTTTCCGATGAAATCAAGAACCTCGAAGCGAGGGAAAAACAGATTGAAAAAGAACTGCATGAGGCACTGCTCATCAACACCAAGGTGAAACTCGTGGAACCCAAGACTATTGCGCGCAGCGAAGGCAAAGCAAAGAGAATCATCGACAAACGGGTCATTTAA
- a CDS encoding response regulator: MTAKTSLFNAIYYGTKLSEKMHEDDTEYNRRVPLLITLAYFAIIMLSVFSLIDLIRGDGFNAVRNLLVLACIVAGFIHLRMTGKTAFASNVFLCMICIQFFIDFAIDNFRAMWSFSVPLLFFFMLGIRNAAVATTIFFLAECGYMFVMAPQHFPTDFKIRFPIIFFCIALFSSFFEWVRFVTQNKLERSRSMFKIQSDIGVILGSEEHLAPALDRMLDAVLVIKEIDSGWVYLVDKKTGALDLAVCRGLTAEFARDVSRCAPDSFYTTLVMKGAPVFQRCQETGLIHPDAKYSEGLKGMAVLPILNEAKVIAVLNLASHSSDEFPLETQRLLESISASLGNAIARMIAIDELRKLSVRNDAILSAVPDIIMETDNNKVYKWANKAGIDFFGRDVVGKGADAFFEGEQETYIKTEPLFSGSDELIYVESMQRRKDGEKRLLAWWCRSLKDLDGRVTGALSSARDITDMRKLEQQLRQAHKMDAIGQLAGGIAHDFNNQLTAIAGFAQLLSQNAGENQQMLKYAEKIMLTAKRSSDLTAQLLAFSRKGNVISVATDLRTIIAEVVEILKHTIDKKIILKQRLGVHPMVVQCDPSQIQNALLNIALNARDAMPDGGDMVFATEKVKIDRSYAVSKHFEIHEGTYILVSVTDTGSGMDADTQKHIFEPFFTTKEIGKGTGMGLAAVYGIVKSHRGWINVYSEPGYGTACKLYFPAFDVEAAGEKEKKTSVGTAGQKLRILFIDDEKMIGEMAHDMLASLGHEVSVFNSAKKAVEHYKKSWQSIDLVIMDMIMPEMGGMETFVALQAINPSIRSLLSSGYSLAGEAQKIINKGVRGFVQKPFMFDQLQKAIEDAMTG, from the coding sequence ATGACAGCAAAAACATCTCTATTCAACGCAATTTACTACGGGACCAAACTCTCCGAAAAGATGCATGAGGACGACACGGAGTATAATCGGAGAGTCCCGTTACTTATTACCCTGGCTTATTTCGCAATCATAATGCTTTCGGTGTTTTCACTCATCGATTTAATCCGGGGCGATGGGTTTAACGCGGTTAGAAACCTACTGGTCCTGGCATGTATTGTTGCAGGATTTATTCATCTCCGCATGACCGGTAAAACCGCTTTTGCATCGAACGTTTTTCTTTGCATGATCTGCATTCAATTTTTTATTGATTTCGCCATTGACAACTTCCGTGCCATGTGGTCGTTTTCCGTACCCCTCCTGTTCTTTTTTATGCTTGGCATACGCAACGCGGCAGTCGCTACTACGATCTTTTTTCTTGCCGAGTGTGGATATATGTTTGTGATGGCACCCCAACATTTTCCAACCGATTTTAAAATCCGGTTTCCTATCATTTTCTTTTGCATCGCACTGTTTTCATCGTTTTTCGAATGGGTGCGTTTTGTCACCCAGAACAAACTCGAACGCAGCCGTTCAATGTTTAAAATCCAGAGTGACATCGGCGTTATCCTTGGATCTGAAGAACACCTTGCCCCGGCTTTGGACCGGATGCTCGACGCCGTTCTCGTGATTAAAGAAATTGATTCCGGTTGGGTATATTTGGTTGATAAAAAGACCGGGGCCCTTGATCTTGCAGTTTGCCGGGGCTTGACCGCTGAATTTGCCCGGGACGTTTCCCGCTGTGCTCCAGATTCCTTTTATACAACACTTGTCATGAAAGGCGCACCGGTGTTCCAGAGATGCCAAGAGACCGGGCTTATTCATCCGGATGCAAAGTACAGCGAGGGACTGAAGGGCATGGCGGTTTTGCCTATTCTGAACGAAGCCAAGGTTATTGCGGTGCTCAATCTTGCCTCGCATAGCAGTGATGAATTCCCGCTCGAGACACAAAGACTTCTCGAGTCGATTTCTGCAAGCCTTGGCAACGCAATTGCGAGAATGATTGCGATAGACGAATTGCGAAAGCTATCGGTGCGCAACGATGCAATCCTGTCCGCGGTCCCTGACATTATTATGGAAACGGACAACAACAAGGTGTATAAATGGGCCAATAAGGCTGGCATAGATTTTTTCGGCCGCGATGTCGTAGGGAAGGGTGCAGATGCCTTTTTTGAAGGTGAACAGGAGACCTATATAAAAACAGAGCCCCTATTTTCGGGAAGCGATGAATTGATTTACGTTGAGAGCATGCAACGCCGCAAAGACGGCGAAAAGCGTCTGCTTGCCTGGTGGTGCCGCTCCCTTAAAGACCTTGATGGCAGGGTAACCGGTGCATTGTCGAGCGCACGTGACATTACCGATATGCGGAAGCTGGAGCAACAACTCCGACAGGCCCACAAAATGGACGCAATTGGCCAGTTGGCAGGCGGTATTGCCCACGATTTCAACAATCAGCTTACCGCCATTGCCGGGTTTGCCCAGCTCCTTTCACAGAATGCGGGCGAAAACCAGCAGATGTTAAAATATGCCGAAAAAATAATGCTGACCGCGAAGCGCTCCTCGGATCTTACCGCACAGCTTCTGGCATTTTCGCGAAAGGGGAATGTTATTTCCGTTGCAACGGACCTCAGGACCATTATTGCCGAGGTTGTGGAGATACTCAAACATACCATTGATAAAAAAATAATTTTAAAGCAGCGTCTCGGTGTCCACCCCATGGTTGTTCAGTGCGACCCTTCACAGATCCAGAACGCGCTGCTTAACATTGCTCTCAACGCACGGGACGCAATGCCAGATGGCGGTGACATGGTGTTTGCCACCGAGAAGGTGAAGATTGACCGTTCCTATGCCGTCTCAAAACATTTCGAAATTCACGAAGGCACCTATATCCTGGTAAGCGTCACCGACACCGGATCGGGCATGGACGCCGATACGCAGAAACACATCTTTGAGCCGTTCTTCACCACCAAGGAAATAGGAAAGGGCACCGGCATGGGGCTAGCGGCGGTTTACGGCATTGTCAAGAGTCACAGGGGCTGGATCAATGTGTACAGCGAACCTGGCTACGGCACCGCCTGCAAACTCTATTTTCCCGCGTTTGATGTCGAGGCTGCGGGCGAAAAGGAGAAAAAAACCTCTGTGGGGACTGCCGGCCAAAAGTTGCGCATCCTTTTTATTGATGACGAAAAGATGATAGGCGAAATGGCGCATGATATGTTGGCTTCGCTCGGCCATGAGGTGAGTGTATTCAATAGTGCTAAAAAGGCCGTGGAACATTACAAGAAATCGTGGCAATCGATCGACCTCGTCATCATGGACATGATAATGCCCGAAATGGGAGGAATGGAAACGTTTGTCGCGCTGCAAGCAATAAACCCTTCAATACGTTCTCTATTGTCGTCAGGTTATTCCCTTGCAGGTGAAGCACAGAAGATCATCAACAAAGGTGTACGCGGATTTGTTCAGAAACCGTTCATGTTCGATCAACTGCAAAAAGCCATTGAGGATGCAATGACAGGATGA
- a CDS encoding redox-sensing transcriptional repressor Rex has translation MLKNKKPNIPLPSLSRLLTVYRLLEQLEKDGIASVSSSEIGKILGYKPDSIRKDVSFLGEVGNFGGGYEVQKLKRHISTKLELEKKRKTCIVGLGRLGTAILNYDDLLRNGFIVVAGFDSNINKLETINTALELFPAYEIAEIVRRKEIEIGVIAVPARSAQETADRLMEGGIKGIINFSPVAIEVKNSVMIRNIDLLGECMLLSTLLTFEENALR, from the coding sequence ATGTTAAAAAATAAAAAACCCAATATTCCTTTGCCTTCGCTTTCCAGGCTTCTGACTGTATACCGTCTTCTTGAGCAACTAGAAAAGGATGGGATTGCCTCCGTGTCTTCGTCCGAGATCGGCAAAATTCTTGGATACAAGCCGGATAGCATCCGCAAAGATGTCAGCTTTCTTGGCGAAGTGGGGAATTTCGGAGGCGGATACGAGGTTCAGAAACTCAAGAGGCACATCAGCACAAAACTGGAATTGGAGAAAAAGAGAAAAACCTGCATTGTGGGACTTGGCCGGCTTGGTACGGCGATTCTGAATTACGACGATCTGCTTAGGAACGGGTTCATCGTTGTGGCGGGGTTCGATTCTAATATAAATAAACTTGAGACGATAAATACCGCGCTTGAATTGTTCCCTGCCTATGAAATCGCGGAAATCGTGCGAAGAAAGGAAATTGAGATCGGAGTGATTGCGGTGCCGGCACGGTCCGCTCAAGAAACCGCTGACCGGCTCATGGAAGGCGGCATCAAGGGGATAATAAATTTTTCGCCCGTGGCGATAGAGGTGAAAAACAGTGTGATGATCAGGAACATTGATCTTCTTGGCGAGTGCATGCTCCTGTCAACACTGCTTACCTTTGAAGAAAACGCGTTGAGATAG